A genome region from Astyanax mexicanus isolate ESR-SI-001 chromosome 19, AstMex3_surface, whole genome shotgun sequence includes the following:
- the mcm7 gene encoding DNA replication licensing factor MCM7 isoform X1, whose amino-acid sequence MAPKDYLAEKEKCKRFLQEFYSEDDSGKKVFKYGAQLVALAHREQVGLVVDLDDVAEEDPELVESVCENTKRYTVLFADAVHELLPEYREREVVAKDALDVYIEHRLMMETRGRDPADMRDPRNQYPAELMRRFEVYFRPPSTSKPKVVRDVKADSIGKLVTVRGIVTRATEVKPMMAVATYTCDQCGAETYQPIASPSFMPLIMCPSQECVTNRSGGRLYLQTRGSKFVKFQELRIQEHSDQVPVGNIPRSMTIYARGENTRLVQPGDHVAVSGVFLPLLRSGFRQAVQGLLSETYLEAHCVTLMNKTEDDELGTEDLSEEELRQITEEDFYEKLAGSIAPEIYGHEDVKKALLLLLVGGVEQAPRGMKIRGNINICLMGDPGVAKSQLLSYIDRLAPRSQYTTGRGSSGVGLTAAVMRDPVTGEMTLEGGALVLADLGVCCIDEFDKMADADRTAIHEVMEQQTISIAKAGIMTSLNARCSILAAANPAYGRYNPRKTIEQNIQLPAALLSRFDLLWLIQDKPDTDNDLRLAQHITYVHQHSKQPPTHFTPIDMKLMRRYLSKCKKRQPVVPEALADYITAAYVEMRKEARVSKDTTFTSARTLLSILRLSTALARLRMVDVVEKEDVNEAMRLMEMSKDSLQADKSTTTRTQRPADVIFSLVRELAGESGKVKAVRMAEAEQKCVSRGFTPAQFQSALDEYEELNVWQVNQGRSRITFI is encoded by the exons ATGGCACCGAAGGATTATTTAGCCGAGAAAG agaagtGCAAGCGCTTCCTGCAGGAGTTCTACTCTGAAGATGATTCTGGAAAGAAGGTGTTTAAATATGGAGCTCAACTG gtggccCTGGCACACAGGGAGCAGGTGGGCTTGGTGGTGGACCTGGATGACGTAGCAGAGGAAGATCCCGAGCTggtggaaagtgtgtgtgagaacaCAAAACGGTACACAGTGCTGTTTGCAGATGCAGTCCATGAGCTTCTCCCAGAGTACCGGGAGcgagag GTAGTGGCCAAAGATGCGCTGGACGTTTACATCGAGCACCGGCTGATGATGGAGACCAGGGGTCGTGACCCCGCCGACATGAGGGACCCCAGGAACCAGTACCCTGCTGAGCTCATGAGAAGATT tgaggtGTATTTCCGGCCACCCTCCACCTCTAAGCCGAAGGTTGTGCGGGATGTGAAGGCCGACAGCATTGGGAAGCTAGTTACTGTCCGAGGAATCGTTACCAGGGCAACTGAGGTTAAACCAATGATGGCTGTTGCTACGTACACCTGTGACCAGTGTGGCGCGGAGACCTACCAGCCG attGCGTCTCCGAGCTTCATGCCACTCATCATGTGTCCCAGTCAGGAGTGTGTGACCAATCGGTCAGGGGGGCGCCTCTACCTGCAGACCAGGGGCTCAAAGTTTGTCAAGTTTCAGGAGCTGCGGATTCAGGAGCAT AGCGACCAGGTTCCAGTGGGGAACATCCCGCGCAGTATGACTATTTACGCCAGAGGAGAGAACACACGATTAGTGCAGCCGGGAGATCACGTGGCCGTTTCcggggtcttccttcctcttcttcGCTCCGGCTTCAGACAGGCTgtgcag GGTCTGCTGTCAGAGACGTACTTGGAGGCTCACTGTGTGACTCTGATGAATAAAACGGAGGATGATGAGCTGGGTACTGAGGACCTGAGTGAGGAGGAGCTGCGGCAGATCACAG aggaggATTTCTATGAGAAGCTGGCTGGGTCGATCGCCCCTGAGATTTACGGCCACGAGGACGTTAAGAAAGCGCTGCTGCTTCTGTTGGTGGGCGGAGTCGAACAGGCGCCTCGTGGGATGAAGATCAGAG gtaatATTAACATCTGTCTGATGGGAGATCCTGGAGTGGCCAAATCACAGCTGTTGTCCTACATCGACCGCCTGGCACCCCGCA GTCAGTACACGACAGGACGTGGGTCGTCAGGTGTGGGTCTGACGGCTGCAGTGATGCGTGACCCGGTTACCGGGGAGATGACCCTCGAGGGTGGGGCTTTGGTTCTGGCTGATCTGGGTGTGTGCTGTATTGATGAGTTTGACAAGATGGCAGACGCCGATCGCACGGCCATCCACGAAGTGATGGAGCAGCAGACCATCTCCATCGCCAAG GCTGGGATAATGACCTCTCTGAACGCACGCTGTTCCATCCTGGCAGCGGCTAACCCAGCTTACGGGCGCTATAACCCACGGAAGACCATCGAGCAGAACATCCAGCTGCCGGCTGCTCTGCTGTCCCGCTTCGACCTGCTGTGGCTCATCCAGGACAAACCGGACACTGACAACGACCTGCGTCTGGCCCAGCACATCACCTACGTCCACCAGCACTCCAAACAGCCCCCCACACACTTCACCCCCATCGACATGAAGCTCATGAG GCGGTATCTCAGTAAGTGTAAGAAGAGGCAGCCGGTGGTTCCCGAGGCTCTCGCTGATTACATCACCGCTGCTTACGTGGAGATGAGGAAAGAGGCTCGAGTGAGTAAAGACACCACGTTCACCTCGGCCCGAACCCTGCTGTCCATCCTGCGCCTGTCCACAGCACTG gcacGGTTGCGGATGGTGGACGTGGTGGAGAAAGAAGACGTAAATGAAGCCATGAGACTGATGGAGATGAGCAAAGACTCCCTACAGGCAGACAAATCAACCACCACcag GACCCAGCGGCCGGCGGACGTGATCTTCTCTCTGGTGCGAGAGCTGGCGGGTGAGAGCGGGAAGGTGAAAGCGGTGCGAATGGCGGAGGCGGAGCAGAAGTGTGTGTCGCGTGGTTTCACTCCGGCTCAGTTCCAGTCGGCTCTGGACGAATACGAGGAACTCAACGTGTGGCAGGTCAACCAGGGCCGCTCTCGCATCACCTTTATCTAA
- the mcm7 gene encoding DNA replication licensing factor MCM7 isoform X2 has product MMETRGRDPADMRDPRNQYPAELMRRFEVYFRPPSTSKPKVVRDVKADSIGKLVTVRGIVTRATEVKPMMAVATYTCDQCGAETYQPIASPSFMPLIMCPSQECVTNRSGGRLYLQTRGSKFVKFQELRIQEHSDQVPVGNIPRSMTIYARGENTRLVQPGDHVAVSGVFLPLLRSGFRQAVQGLLSETYLEAHCVTLMNKTEDDELGTEDLSEEELRQITEEDFYEKLAGSIAPEIYGHEDVKKALLLLLVGGVEQAPRGMKIRGNINICLMGDPGVAKSQLLSYIDRLAPRSQYTTGRGSSGVGLTAAVMRDPVTGEMTLEGGALVLADLGVCCIDEFDKMADADRTAIHEVMEQQTISIAKAGIMTSLNARCSILAAANPAYGRYNPRKTIEQNIQLPAALLSRFDLLWLIQDKPDTDNDLRLAQHITYVHQHSKQPPTHFTPIDMKLMRRYLSKCKKRQPVVPEALADYITAAYVEMRKEARVSKDTTFTSARTLLSILRLSTALARLRMVDVVEKEDVNEAMRLMEMSKDSLQADKSTTTRTQRPADVIFSLVRELAGESGKVKAVRMAEAEQKCVSRGFTPAQFQSALDEYEELNVWQVNQGRSRITFI; this is encoded by the exons ATGATGGAGACCAGGGGTCGTGACCCCGCCGACATGAGGGACCCCAGGAACCAGTACCCTGCTGAGCTCATGAGAAGATT tgaggtGTATTTCCGGCCACCCTCCACCTCTAAGCCGAAGGTTGTGCGGGATGTGAAGGCCGACAGCATTGGGAAGCTAGTTACTGTCCGAGGAATCGTTACCAGGGCAACTGAGGTTAAACCAATGATGGCTGTTGCTACGTACACCTGTGACCAGTGTGGCGCGGAGACCTACCAGCCG attGCGTCTCCGAGCTTCATGCCACTCATCATGTGTCCCAGTCAGGAGTGTGTGACCAATCGGTCAGGGGGGCGCCTCTACCTGCAGACCAGGGGCTCAAAGTTTGTCAAGTTTCAGGAGCTGCGGATTCAGGAGCAT AGCGACCAGGTTCCAGTGGGGAACATCCCGCGCAGTATGACTATTTACGCCAGAGGAGAGAACACACGATTAGTGCAGCCGGGAGATCACGTGGCCGTTTCcggggtcttccttcctcttcttcGCTCCGGCTTCAGACAGGCTgtgcag GGTCTGCTGTCAGAGACGTACTTGGAGGCTCACTGTGTGACTCTGATGAATAAAACGGAGGATGATGAGCTGGGTACTGAGGACCTGAGTGAGGAGGAGCTGCGGCAGATCACAG aggaggATTTCTATGAGAAGCTGGCTGGGTCGATCGCCCCTGAGATTTACGGCCACGAGGACGTTAAGAAAGCGCTGCTGCTTCTGTTGGTGGGCGGAGTCGAACAGGCGCCTCGTGGGATGAAGATCAGAG gtaatATTAACATCTGTCTGATGGGAGATCCTGGAGTGGCCAAATCACAGCTGTTGTCCTACATCGACCGCCTGGCACCCCGCA GTCAGTACACGACAGGACGTGGGTCGTCAGGTGTGGGTCTGACGGCTGCAGTGATGCGTGACCCGGTTACCGGGGAGATGACCCTCGAGGGTGGGGCTTTGGTTCTGGCTGATCTGGGTGTGTGCTGTATTGATGAGTTTGACAAGATGGCAGACGCCGATCGCACGGCCATCCACGAAGTGATGGAGCAGCAGACCATCTCCATCGCCAAG GCTGGGATAATGACCTCTCTGAACGCACGCTGTTCCATCCTGGCAGCGGCTAACCCAGCTTACGGGCGCTATAACCCACGGAAGACCATCGAGCAGAACATCCAGCTGCCGGCTGCTCTGCTGTCCCGCTTCGACCTGCTGTGGCTCATCCAGGACAAACCGGACACTGACAACGACCTGCGTCTGGCCCAGCACATCACCTACGTCCACCAGCACTCCAAACAGCCCCCCACACACTTCACCCCCATCGACATGAAGCTCATGAG GCGGTATCTCAGTAAGTGTAAGAAGAGGCAGCCGGTGGTTCCCGAGGCTCTCGCTGATTACATCACCGCTGCTTACGTGGAGATGAGGAAAGAGGCTCGAGTGAGTAAAGACACCACGTTCACCTCGGCCCGAACCCTGCTGTCCATCCTGCGCCTGTCCACAGCACTG gcacGGTTGCGGATGGTGGACGTGGTGGAGAAAGAAGACGTAAATGAAGCCATGAGACTGATGGAGATGAGCAAAGACTCCCTACAGGCAGACAAATCAACCACCACcag GACCCAGCGGCCGGCGGACGTGATCTTCTCTCTGGTGCGAGAGCTGGCGGGTGAGAGCGGGAAGGTGAAAGCGGTGCGAATGGCGGAGGCGGAGCAGAAGTGTGTGTCGCGTGGTTTCACTCCGGCTCAGTTCCAGTCGGCTCTGGACGAATACGAGGAACTCAACGTGTGGCAGGTCAACCAGGGCCGCTCTCGCATCACCTTTATCTAA